In a genomic window of Zingiber officinale cultivar Zhangliang chromosome 9B, Zo_v1.1, whole genome shotgun sequence:
- the LOC122023532 gene encoding WD repeat-containing protein 44-like, which translates to MMRYSAAVEGEIEEEEEEEEDEEEFHESLDRILSSCSSASASDDDLDRRRRHSSSSLPSLSSLDIWTSVPAPVAERRVLLLQRLGLAGDPSLDRFDGSPLESAAFGMIRSASDGSAESSSVSKPDSDPIRRPCRHNNQRSINLPVSHMPTGHHEVSEGDGSSCGGDGEELGCSIKNLDNGRELVVKGFGKDGMGNKLKEVGTGRQLTMDEFENWAGRSPIVQELMRRQNVEEAASGRAPSGDVVPKEVNRPKKKGGWLTSIRNVAGAALGGGDLKDRRSRSTDVWQSSDTGARRLSSSTDDNQARTRGLDPRVKVRQHGKSHKELTGLYLSQATQAHNGSIWSIKFSLDGRYLASAGEDRVIHVWEVFEISAKDGFLLKASEKNETLNPFALAISSYPTDPGLGLVSGEANHREKKRRAKMPGNQRSVSSDPLIMPEQVFSLSEKPVCSFRGHLDDILDLSWSRSQYLLSSSMDKTVRLWHLSSVSCLKTFTHSDYVTCIQFNPIDDRYFISGSLDEKFRIWSIPDRQIVDWNDLHEMVTAACYTPDGQGALVGSHNGSCHLYDTSGNKLLQKCRIDLQNNKKKSRHKKITGFQFAPGSSSKVLVTSADSRVRVIDNNELVHKFKGFRNTSSQISAHWAANGKYVICASEDSHVYLWGCDEDSRSRKCKTVESVTETYEYFRCQGVTVAVPWPGSRTGELVRNLSNKQNELIGDSYILPPVYPRNARLITNQTPFNDKVSATWPEELMVDKQTPQSNGLLFGRQSPTQSRSAWGLVTVAASRSGEIRIFQNFGTPFQM; encoded by the exons ATGATGCGCTACAGCGCGGCGGTAGAGGGGGAAatcgaagaggaggaggaggaggaggaagatgaagaagagtTCCACGAGTCCTTGGACCGCATCCTTTCCTCCTGTTCCTCCGCCTCCGCCTCTGACGACGACTTGGATCGTCGTCGCCGCCACAGCTCTAGCTCCCTCCCGTCGCTCTCCTCGCTCGACATATGGACCTCCGTGCCCGCCCCTGTCGCCGAGCGTCGCGTGCTTCTACTCCAGCGCCTCGGCCTCGCTGGCGATCCCTCCCTCGATCGTTTCGATGGCTCCCCCCTTGAGTCCGCCGCCTTTGGGATGATCCGATCCGCATCAGATGGCTCCGCCGAATCCTCCTCTGTGAGCAAACCCGATTCCGATCCCATTCGCCGGCCGTGCCGGCACAATAATCAGAGGTCGATCAATTTGCCTGTTTCCCACATGCCTACGGGCCACCACGAGGTCTCCGAGGGCGACGGAAGTAGCTGTGGCGGAGACGGCGAGGAGCTCGGATGCTCGATCAAGAACCTCGACAACGGGAGGGAGTTGGTGGTGAAAGGATTTGGGAAGGATGGGATGGGGAACAAGTTAAAGGAAGTAGGGACGGGGCGGCAGCTGACTATGGATGAGTTCGAGAACTGGGCCGGTCGGTCGCCCATCGTTCAAGAGCTGATGAGACGGCAGAACGTGGAGGAGGCTGCCTCCGGCCGTGCGCCGAGCGGTGATGTGGTGCCCAAGGAAGTGAATAGGCCAAAGAAGAAAGGGGGTTGGTTGACAAGCATCAGGAATGTGGCAGGGGCTGCGCTAGGTGGAGGGGACCTTAAGGATCGCCGAAGTAGGAGTACTGATGTATGGCAATCATCGGATACGGGAGCCAGGAGGCTGAGCTCTTCCACGGATGATAACCAGGCGAGGACGCGTGGTCTCGACCCTCGAGTCAAGGTCCGGCAGCATGGGAAGTCCCACAAGGAGCTCACGGGACTGTACTTGAGCCAAGCGACTCAGGCGCATAATGGTTCCATCTGGAGCATCAAGTTCAGCTTGGATGGCCGGTACTTGGCCAGTGCAGGAGAGGACCGTGTCATTCACGTATGGGAAGTCTTTGAAATTTCTGCAAAGGATGGTTTTTTGCTGAAAGCATCAGAGAAGAATGAGACACTGAATCCATTTGCTTTGGCAATCAGTAGTTACCCAACAGATCCAGGACTAGGGTTGGTTAGTGGAGAAGCAAATCACCGGGAAAAGAAGAGAAGGGCAAAGATGCCTGGTAACCAGAGATCCGTTAGCTCCGACCCTCTTATAATGCCAGAGCAGGTGTTTTCTTTGTCAGAGAAGCCTGTGTGCTCCTTCAGAGGCCATTTGGATGATATCCTTGATCTCTCTTGGTCAAGATCACAG TATCTCCTTTCATCTTCAATGGACAAAACAGTTCGACTGTGGCACCTGTCTAGTGTTTCCTGCTTAAAAACATTTACACACAGTGACTATg TGACTTGCATCCAGTTCAATCCTATCGATGACAGATACTTCATCAGTGGGTCGCTGGATGAGAAATTTCGAATATGGAGTATTCCTGACCGGCAAATAGTGGACTGGAATGATTTGCATGAGATGGTCACTGCCGCTTGCTATACCCCTGATGGACAG GGTGCTCTAGTTGGTTCGCACAATGGGAGCTGCCACTTGTATGATACATCTG GTAACAAGCTTCTCCAAAAATGTCGTATTGATTTGCAAAACAACAAAAAGAAGTCCAGACACAAAAAAATTACTGGATTCCAG TTTGCTCCCGGGAGTTCTTCGAAGGTACTTGTTACATCCGCAGATTCACGTGTGCGGGTCATTGATAACAATGAACTAGTACACAAATTCAAAG GGTTTCGCAATACAAGCAGCCAAATCTCAGCGCACTGGGCTGCTAATGGAAAATATGTTATCTGTGCTAGTGAGGACTCTCATGTATACCTATGGGGATGTGATGAAGATTCAAGGTCTAGGAAATGTAAAACTGTCGAATCTGTCACAGAAACTTACGAGTACTTCCGTTGCCAGGGCGTCACAGTGGCTGTGCCTTGGCCAGGCTCAAGAACTGGAGAGCTGGTCAGAAATCTCTCGAATAAGCAGAATGAACTAATTGGAGATTCTTATATTCTACCTCCTGTTTACCCAAGAAATGCCAGGCTCATTACAAACCAAACTCCCTTCAATGACAAGGTTTCTGCAACTTGGCCCGAGGAGCTCATGGTCGATAAACAGACACCCCAAAGTAATGGACTTCTTTTCGGCCGGCAATCGCCAACTCAAAGCAGATCGGCCTGGGGCCTGGTGACGGTCGCAGCAAGTCGAAGTGGTGaaattagaatttttcaaaattttggaactCCATTTCAAATGTAA